One window from the genome of Macrobrachium rosenbergii isolate ZJJX-2024 chromosome 2, ASM4041242v1, whole genome shotgun sequence encodes:
- the LOC136843288 gene encoding KRAB-A domain-containing protein 2-like — translation MACSQEENFYEKVMLKKNSDSKSLILTKIEYYNLIEELRVASSAKNKSNRQYYILGCYEVLQCGGVEKLIKKRKDETQELVYFVHVEDMFETIKRAHIATGHGGRDKMVKELSKYANITRDTIELFKSLCVQCQKKRKRCATKGVTVKPILSKDYGSRSQVDLVDMQSCAKGKYKWIMVYQDHLTKYCILRPLTSKRAAEVAFQLMDIFLMFGAPQILQSDNGSEFTALVISELKLLWPDLLIVHGKPRHPQSQGSVERLNCDIKDMLISWLGDNDTTDWPMGLRFLQFQKNSSYHSGIKQSPYKALFGVDARVGLRSTALPEEVLKTMITEEDLLGAYSFSSDSTRPDESPEFTNPPDDSPECSAPPNDSPEDFAQPDGSAEGSAYPVSPTCGQNPQGRLHQLQEDIALQRSRASAGQLAQAERMVKRSRLEHVPGDPGDNVTIPIPLVDRRKGDPRNVIGVILDRNENDMYRIGVRDGILKGRYSRSQFDICSHQLYSIDEVSADKEIGLRQAVQQSSRFGGQGYAKCNCTAGNVYQPYSGSDVNSLDVATPVLKAMLPTISMPFAPGYVIFHKFTP, via the exons ATGGCGTGTTCCCAAGAAGAAAATTTCTACGAGAAAGTGATGTTGAAGAAGAACTCTGATTCAAAGTCATTAATACTAACTAAAATTGAGTACTACAATCTGATAGAGGAACTCAGAGTTGCATCAAGtgcaaaaaacaaatcaaatcgGCAGTATTACATCCTTGGATGTTACGAAGTTCTTCAGTGTGGTGGtgttgaaaagttaataaaaaaacggAAGGATGAAACTCAagaacttgtttattttgtacacgTTGAGGATATGTTTGAAACAATAAAACGTGCTCACATTGCTACGGGACATGGCGGAAGAGACAAAATGGTCAAAGAGCTGTCAAAATATGCGAACATAACTAGAGATACTATAGAACTGTTCAAATCTTTGTGTGTTCAGTGTCAAAAGAAGCGGAAGAGATGTGCGACAAAGGGAGTAACTGTCAAACCGATTTTATCTAAGGATTACGGTTCACGATCTCAGGTGGACCTTGTTGACATGCAGTCTTGCGCCAAAGGAAAGTATAAGTGGATAATGGTGTACCAAGATCATCTAACAAAGTATTGCATATTGCGCCCCTTAACTTCAAAAAGAGCCGCTGAGGTTGCATTCCAGCTAAtggacatatttttaatgttcggAGCCCCTCAAATTCTTCAGAGTGATAATGGTAGTGAATTTACAGCATTGGTAATTTCGGAACTCAAACTTCTTTGGCCAGACCTGTTGATTGTTCATGGTAAACCAAGGCATCCACAGAGCCAGGGATCTGTTGAACGCCTTAACTGTGATATAAAAGACATGCTTATTTCATGGTTAGGGGATAATGATACAACTGACTGGCCCATGGGACTCAGGTTTCTGCAGTTCCAAAAGAACTCCAGTTACCATTCTGGAATCAAACAATCTCCATACAAAGCACTCTTTGGTGTTGACGCCAGAGTAGGTCTACGTTCAACCGCACTTCCAGAAGAAGTTTTGAAGACAATGATCACTGAAGAAGATTTACTTGGAGCTTACAGTTTCTCCTCTGACTCTACTCGGCCAGACGAATCACCCGAGTTCACGAACCCTCCAGACGATTCACCTGAATGTTCTGCTCCTCCAAATGACTCGCCAGAGGACTTCGCTCAGCCAG atgGCTCAGCAGAGGGCTCTGCCTATCCAGTCAGTCCAACCTGTGGCCAGAATCCTCAAGGAAGACTTCATCAGCTCCAAGAAGACATAGCACTTCAACGGTCCAGAGCATCAGCTGGTCAGTTAGCTCAAGCTGAGCGCATGGTCAAACGTAGTCGTTTAGAACACGTCCCAGGTGATCCAGGAGATAACGTGACAATTCCCATCCCGTTAGTTGATCGAAGGAAAGGTGATCCACGAAATGTTATCGGTGTTATCCTAGATCGTAACGAAAATGACATGTATCGAATAGGCGTGAGAGATGGGATACTCAAGGGGCGCTATAGTAGGAGCCAGTTTGATATCTGCAGCCATCAACTGTATAGTATTGATGAAGTAAGTGCAGACAAGGAAATAGGACTCCGTCAGGCAGTACAGCAATCATCTAGGTTTGGTGGTCAAGGTTATGCTAAGTGCAACTGTACTGCAG GAAATGTTTACCAACCATACAGTGGATCCGACGTCAATAgcctagatgttgcgacgccagttttaaaaGCCATGCTACCAACCATATCAATGCCTTTTGCCCCTGGCTAcgttatatttcataaatttactcCCTAA